One window of Actinomycetota bacterium genomic DNA carries:
- the tilS gene encoding tRNA lysidine(34) synthetase TilS → MRWEKERFAVIHRVSMTLRRWSMLRPGDRVVVAVSGGADSLVLLDVLNELAPLEGVTLTVLHVDHGLRPRSGEEAAFVEEVAARYRLPFHAEKVDVPARESGMSPEEAAREARYRAFAREMERTGAQGLATGHTADDRVETVLLRLFAGAGPGGLGGIPPRRDRYIRPLIEVWRREIEAYVPFLPFTPLQDPTNRDLAVPRNYVRHVLLPFLEERYPAVRRVLLREAEALREVGELLEGLAVEAEGELLVESRQGVEVALEPLLSLHPAVRRQVLARLLRRAGVEPDCHIMENITELAGAAGGCASLDVGGDKVLRREYGRLVLADREVTEPATGGTAPGELLVTGEGRYPLPEEGAELHLTVRPRSGPPRLPGREERLTAVLDADLLSFPLKVRCVRPGDRFHPLGAPGMRKLQDFLVDCKVPRGARGRVRVLECGRGIAWVIGHRIDDRFKVTGDTRRLAVIRIEAASK, encoded by the coding sequence TTGCGCTGGGAGAAAGAGCGTTTCGCCGTCATACACAGGGTGAGCATGACGCTGCGCCGCTGGTCCATGTTGCGGCCAGGCGACCGGGTGGTGGTGGCCGTGTCCGGTGGGGCCGACTCCCTGGTGCTCCTCGACGTGCTGAACGAGCTCGCCCCGCTGGAGGGTGTGACCCTCACCGTTCTGCACGTTGACCACGGCCTGCGCCCGCGGTCCGGTGAGGAGGCCGCTTTCGTGGAGGAGGTGGCCGCGCGTTACCGGCTCCCATTCCACGCGGAGAAGGTGGACGTGCCGGCGCGGGAGAGTGGCATGAGCCCCGAGGAAGCCGCGCGCGAGGCGCGTTACCGCGCCTTCGCAAGGGAGATGGAGCGCACGGGAGCGCAGGGCCTGGCCACCGGCCATACCGCGGACGACCGCGTGGAGACCGTGCTCCTGCGCCTTTTCGCGGGCGCGGGCCCCGGGGGGCTGGGCGGCATACCTCCGCGGCGGGACCGCTATATCCGGCCACTGATCGAGGTCTGGAGGCGGGAGATCGAGGCTTACGTTCCCTTCCTGCCCTTCACGCCGTTGCAGGATCCCACCAACCGCGATCTTGCCGTACCCCGCAACTACGTGAGGCATGTGCTCCTGCCGTTCCTGGAGGAGAGATACCCGGCGGTGAGGCGGGTGCTCCTGCGCGAGGCCGAGGCGCTGCGCGAGGTGGGCGAGCTCCTCGAAGGCCTCGCGGTGGAGGCGGAGGGAGAGCTGCTCGTGGAGAGCAGGCAGGGCGTGGAGGTCGCGCTCGAGCCCCTGCTCTCCCTTCACCCCGCCGTACGGAGACAGGTCCTGGCCCGATTGCTGCGGCGCGCCGGCGTGGAGCCTGATTGCCATATTATGGAAAATATCACGGAGCTTGCGGGGGCGGCCGGCGGCTGCGCCTCCCTTGACGTGGGAGGCGACAAGGTGTTGCGGCGCGAGTACGGACGCCTGGTGCTGGCCGATCGGGAAGTCACGGAGCCGGCGACGGGAGGAACGGCGCCGGGCGAGTTGCTCGTCACGGGCGAGGGGCGTTATCCCTTGCCGGAAGAGGGCGCGGAACTGCACCTTACCGTAAGGCCGCGCAGCGGCCCGCCCCGCCTGCCCGGGAGAGAGGAACGCCTGACCGCAGTCCTGGACGCCGACCTCCTTTCCTTCCCCCTCAAGGTGAGATGCGTGAGGCCGGGGGACCGCTTTCATCCCCTGGGGGCCCCGGGCATGCGCAAGCTGCAGGATTTCCTGGTGGACTGCAAGGTGCCGCGCGGCGCGAGGGGCCGCGTGCGGGTGCTGGAATGCGGACGCGGCATCGCCTGGGTGATCGGCCATCGCATCGACGACCGCTTCAAGGTCACCGGCGACACGCGGCGTCTGGCCGTGATACGCATAGAAGCCGCTTCCAAGTGA
- a CDS encoding CapA family protein, with protein sequence MTAGRRTARSRLQRRIARRQAVFLATSCLCLFLLVFLVFMATSRKEGGGETVTRGQVALPQEPDGTGEDTAAPGSITLALGGDVAFCLGVEDLVAGGREAYPWEGISSLLRDYDFTVVNLEGPLCRPGQANPDQDASFMRGDAACAPPMAEAGVDAVCLANDHVMDYGSPGLEQTLNILHGVGVSSVGAGPSLQAAEQPLVLKGKDGTRLALLAFCDVAPASYGAGESTPGIACADPARVSEAVARAVAENPYVVVFLHWGEVGCAEVSPRQRELAELCAGAGADLVVGCHPHLVQGAEMVEGTPVFYSLGNLVFSPRSEEGKRGILLGCRFSGGELAGVEIQPLLVEDGRPRLLPREEAEGFLAAFMAASPGMPLRVAGRAGSAVLMMGSGN encoded by the coding sequence TTGACGGCGGGGAGGAGGACGGCCAGGAGCCGGTTGCAGAGGCGCATAGCCCGCAGGCAGGCGGTCTTTCTCGCCACTTCCTGTTTGTGCCTGTTCCTCCTCGTTTTCCTCGTTTTCATGGCCACCTCCCGGAAGGAGGGGGGAGGGGAGACCGTGACCCGGGGACAGGTGGCGCTGCCGCAGGAGCCGGACGGGACCGGGGAGGATACGGCGGCCCCGGGAAGTATCACCCTGGCGCTGGGGGGTGATGTTGCTTTCTGCCTGGGGGTGGAGGACCTCGTGGCGGGAGGGCGGGAAGCCTACCCGTGGGAGGGGATATCGTCACTGCTGCGGGACTACGATTTCACGGTGGTCAACCTGGAAGGGCCGCTGTGCCGCCCGGGACAGGCCAACCCCGACCAGGACGCGAGCTTCATGCGCGGCGATGCCGCCTGCGCGCCCCCCATGGCGGAAGCCGGGGTGGACGCGGTGTGCCTGGCCAACGACCATGTCATGGACTACGGTTCCCCCGGGCTCGAGCAGACCTTGAACATACTGCACGGGGTGGGGGTCTCCTCGGTGGGAGCGGGGCCATCGTTGCAGGCGGCCGAGCAGCCCCTGGTGCTGAAGGGAAAGGACGGCACGCGCCTCGCCCTCCTTGCCTTCTGCGACGTGGCGCCGGCTTCCTACGGCGCGGGTGAATCCACGCCGGGGATAGCCTGCGCGGATCCCGCCCGCGTAAGTGAGGCGGTCGCGAGGGCGGTCGCGGAGAACCCCTACGTCGTGGTCTTCCTCCACTGGGGCGAGGTGGGTTGCGCGGAGGTGAGTCCTCGACAGAGGGAACTGGCGGAGCTGTGCGCGGGAGCGGGCGCCGACCTGGTGGTGGGATGCCACCCCCACCTGGTGCAGGGAGCGGAGATGGTCGAGGGAACCCCCGTCTTCTATTCCCTGGGAAACCTGGTGTTCTCGCCCCGGAGCGAGGAGGGGAAAAGGGGGATACTGCTGGGTTGTCGTTTCTCGGGAGGGGAGCTGGCGGGCGTGGAGATCCAACCCCTGCTGGTCGAGGACGGCAGGCCCCGCCTGCTGCCGCGCGAGGAGGCGGAGGGCTTCCTCGCCGCATTCATGGCGGCCTCTCCCGGGATGCCCCTTCGCGTTGCCGGGCGTGCCGGTTCCGCCGTTCTCATGATGGGGAGCGGGAACTGA
- a CDS encoding cobyric acid synthase has translation MVRAGNGQGERLDGKRLAARCLMVQGTSSHVGKSVLVAALCRIFARDGWRVAPFKSQNMSLNSYVTDEGGEMGRAQVLQAQAAGVRPHTDMNPLLLKPASGGRVQVVLEGRAVGHLDAMAYRERVRDLLPRVLAALGRLRATHDIVVMEGAGSPAEVNLKEGDIANMHMAREADAPVILVGDIDRGGVFASLVGTLELLEPWERELVRGLVINKFRGEREFLGDGLRWLEERTGKAVLGVIPYLEDLALEEEDSVAVEAARRRGAGREEGPGCLDIAVLRLPYISNTTDFQPLEAETGVRVRYVARASDLGVPDAVVIPGSKDTASDLSFLEESGLAAATVRLASWRVPVVGICGGYQMLGRSISDPGGVEGNAARREGLGLLPVDTVMARRKSTHLVKAVARKEVPWLGLGPSRPPLYGYEIHMGRTRVEGEAPLLIVERGGSAARVEDGAVHGELPVFGCYLHGLFENRFLREAFLDFLRGRRGMEPVGVGEDWSRQREGQLDLLADEVRAALDVDGIYSMLGMERPGRGAGRSVRRGARRQ, from the coding sequence ATGGTAAGAGCCGGTAATGGCCAAGGGGAAAGGTTGGACGGGAAACGTCTTGCGGCGCGTTGCCTGATGGTCCAGGGGACCTCCTCCCACGTGGGAAAGAGCGTGCTGGTGGCGGCACTGTGCCGCATCTTCGCCCGGGACGGGTGGCGGGTGGCGCCCTTCAAGTCCCAGAACATGTCCCTCAATTCGTACGTCACGGATGAGGGAGGGGAGATGGGGAGGGCCCAGGTGCTGCAGGCGCAGGCGGCCGGCGTGCGCCCCCATACCGACATGAACCCCCTCCTGCTCAAGCCCGCCTCCGGGGGGCGGGTACAGGTGGTCCTCGAGGGCAGGGCCGTGGGTCACCTCGACGCGATGGCTTACCGTGAGCGGGTGCGGGATCTCCTCCCCCGCGTCCTCGCGGCGCTCGGGAGGCTGCGCGCAACGCATGACATCGTGGTCATGGAGGGGGCGGGCAGCCCGGCCGAGGTGAACCTGAAAGAGGGGGATATCGCCAACATGCACATGGCCAGGGAGGCCGACGCGCCGGTGATACTGGTGGGGGATATCGATCGCGGCGGGGTGTTCGCCTCCCTGGTGGGGACCCTGGAGCTCCTGGAGCCGTGGGAGAGGGAACTGGTGCGCGGGCTGGTGATAAACAAGTTCCGCGGCGAGAGGGAATTCCTGGGAGACGGCCTGCGCTGGCTGGAGGAAAGGACCGGCAAGGCCGTGCTCGGGGTCATACCCTACCTCGAGGACCTCGCCCTCGAAGAGGAGGACTCCGTCGCAGTGGAGGCCGCGCGTCGCCGCGGAGCGGGCCGGGAGGAGGGACCCGGCTGCCTGGATATCGCCGTGCTGAGGTTGCCGTATATTTCTAATACCACGGATTTCCAGCCGCTGGAGGCGGAAACCGGCGTCAGGGTGCGCTACGTGGCGCGCGCTTCCGACCTGGGAGTCCCCGATGCCGTCGTCATCCCGGGCAGCAAGGACACCGCGAGCGACCTCTCCTTCCTCGAGGAGAGCGGCCTGGCCGCGGCGACGGTGCGCCTGGCCTCCTGGAGGGTCCCCGTGGTGGGCATCTGCGGTGGTTACCAGATGCTGGGGAGAAGCATCAGCGATCCCGGTGGAGTGGAAGGAAATGCCGCGCGCAGGGAGGGACTGGGCCTGCTGCCCGTGGATACGGTGATGGCGCGCCGCAAGAGCACGCACCTCGTGAAGGCGGTGGCGAGGAAGGAGGTGCCATGGCTGGGATTGGGCCCCTCGCGGCCGCCGCTTTACGGGTACGAGATCCACATGGGGCGTACACGCGTGGAAGGCGAGGCGCCCCTCCTCATCGTGGAGCGCGGCGGCTCGGCGGCACGGGTGGAGGATGGGGCGGTGCACGGGGAACTCCCGGTTTTCGGCTGCTACCTGCACGGGCTCTTCGAGAACCGCTTCCTGAGAGAGGCCTTCCTCGACTTCCTGCGCGGGAGGAGGGGGATGGAGCCCGTGGGCGTGGGGGAGGACTGGTCGCGGCAGCGGGAAGGACAGCTCGACCTCCTGGCCGACGAGGTGCGCGCGGCGCTGGACGTGGACGGGATCTACTCCATGCTGGGAATGGAAAGGCCCGGCCGTGGCGCGGGGAGGTCGGTGCGGCGGGGCGCCCGCCGGCAGTGA
- a CDS encoding ABC transporter ATP-binding protein — protein sequence MRAWKTLEAREVHAAYGGEDVVDGLDLTVRSGDFIGILGPNGSGKTSFLRALSRALRPREGMVLLGGEDIYSLPAKSVARDLAMVPQEANVSFAFTALEVVLMGRNPHLGRLQGVGPRDLEAARLAMERANVWHLADRPVTELSGGERQRVVIAQALAQETGLLLLDEPTQHLDINHQLSLLALLAAMCEEGLAVIMVMHDVNLASQYCRELIILRRGREFARGTPAEVLTPANLREVFGVEAIVTRHAVTEKPHVIFLPVSEGARFTGPRVHLVCGGASGASLMRELLEAGCYVSAGVLNLGDGDEEVGRALGLRLVTEAPFSRISQEAHAANLEAMREADAVVVTDLHVGPGNLVNLEAALQALLWGKKVFLYSPTPIAERDHTGGAASRAYRRLVEEGAVELRDRGALAEALMRVESDPIGGAGAGRGASDGEKDGGEGE from the coding sequence TTGCGCGCATGGAAGACCCTGGAAGCGCGGGAGGTGCACGCCGCCTACGGCGGAGAGGACGTGGTGGACGGCCTCGACCTGACGGTGCGGTCCGGGGATTTCATCGGCATCCTGGGGCCCAACGGCTCGGGGAAGACCAGCTTCCTCAGGGCGCTTTCCCGCGCCCTGCGGCCGAGGGAGGGGATGGTGCTCCTGGGGGGAGAGGACATCTATTCCCTGCCGGCGAAGAGCGTGGCCAGGGACCTGGCCATGGTCCCCCAGGAAGCGAACGTCTCCTTCGCCTTCACCGCCCTGGAGGTGGTGCTCATGGGGCGGAATCCCCACCTGGGGCGCCTGCAGGGCGTCGGGCCCCGCGACCTTGAGGCGGCCAGGCTGGCCATGGAGAGGGCCAACGTCTGGCACCTCGCGGACCGCCCCGTGACCGAGCTCTCGGGAGGGGAACGCCAGCGTGTGGTCATCGCCCAGGCCCTGGCCCAGGAGACCGGCTTGTTGCTCCTGGACGAGCCCACCCAGCACCTGGACATCAACCACCAGCTCTCCCTACTCGCTTTGCTCGCCGCCATGTGCGAGGAGGGCCTGGCCGTGATCATGGTCATGCACGACGTCAACCTGGCCTCGCAGTACTGCCGGGAATTGATCATCCTGCGCCGCGGCAGGGAGTTCGCGCGCGGAACGCCGGCCGAGGTGCTCACCCCCGCCAACCTCAGGGAGGTCTTCGGGGTGGAGGCCATCGTCACCCGGCACGCGGTCACCGAGAAGCCCCACGTCATCTTCCTGCCCGTCTCCGAGGGCGCCCGCTTCACCGGCCCGCGCGTGCACCTGGTCTGCGGGGGTGCGAGCGGCGCCTCCCTCATGCGGGAGCTGCTGGAGGCGGGATGCTACGTCTCCGCCGGGGTCCTCAACCTGGGGGACGGGGACGAGGAGGTGGGGAGGGCCCTGGGCTTGCGCCTGGTCACCGAGGCGCCCTTCTCCCGCATTTCCCAGGAGGCGCATGCGGCGAACCTGGAGGCGATGCGGGAGGCGGACGCGGTGGTGGTCACCGACCTGCACGTGGGGCCCGGCAACCTGGTCAACCTGGAGGCCGCCCTGCAGGCGCTGCTCTGGGGGAAGAAGGTCTTCCTCTACTCCCCCACGCCCATCGCGGAGCGGGACCACACGGGAGGCGCGGCCTCGCGGGCGTACCGGCGCCTGGTGGAGGAAGGCGCTGTGGAGTTGCGGGACAGGGGCGCGCTCGCCGAGGCGCTCATGCGCGTGGAAAGTGACCCCATCGGGGGAGCCGGCGCGGGAAGGGGAGCGAGCGATGGCGAAAAGGACGGCGGGGAAGGGGAATAG
- a CDS encoding iron ABC transporter permease: MEGTLTVSQRLAALQRRRAAVLVALGLVLLLVVVVAVALGAVSVPLLTTARIILKRLPLLGRLVGVTWTPTEETIIISVRLPRVVLALLVGMGLAVAGAIFQGLFRNPMADPSIIGSSQGAALGATIAFFFGIKAGWGGLSAVPLFAFAGSLGAVIVVYLIARSGGRVSISSLLLVGIALSSFLASIVSLLMVVSEDRMHNIFFWLMGGLGTGNWDMVVAVLPFVLVGSAVSILYGKDLNLLLLGEERAAQLGLEVERFKWLMIGVASLVVGAAVSVSGIIGFVGLMTPHIVRLLTGPDHRYLVPGSLLGGGLFLVLADTLARTVIAPNELPVGIVTAFFGAPFFIYLLKRRRRAVL, encoded by the coding sequence ATGGAAGGAACCCTCACGGTCTCCCAACGGCTGGCGGCGCTGCAGCGGCGGCGCGCCGCGGTGCTCGTCGCCCTGGGGCTGGTCCTTCTCCTGGTGGTGGTGGTCGCCGTGGCCCTCGGGGCGGTGAGCGTACCCCTGCTCACCACGGCCAGGATCATCCTCAAGCGCCTGCCGCTACTGGGCCGCCTGGTGGGCGTAACCTGGACGCCCACGGAGGAGACCATCATCATCTCCGTGCGCCTACCCCGCGTCGTGCTCGCCCTCCTGGTGGGCATGGGGCTGGCGGTGGCCGGGGCCATCTTCCAGGGGCTCTTCCGTAACCCCATGGCCGACCCGAGCATCATCGGCTCCTCCCAGGGGGCGGCGCTGGGCGCCACCATCGCCTTCTTCTTCGGGATAAAGGCGGGATGGGGAGGGCTGAGCGCCGTACCCCTCTTCGCCTTCGCCGGGTCGCTGGGAGCGGTGATCGTGGTGTACCTCATCGCCCGTTCCGGGGGCAGGGTCTCCATCTCCTCCCTGCTCCTGGTGGGTATCGCGCTCTCCTCCTTCCTGGCCTCCATCGTCTCCCTGCTCATGGTGGTGAGCGAGGACCGCATGCACAACATCTTCTTCTGGCTCATGGGGGGGCTGGGGACAGGCAACTGGGACATGGTCGTCGCCGTCCTGCCCTTCGTGCTGGTGGGGTCGGCTGTGAGCATCCTCTACGGCAAGGACCTCAACCTGTTACTGCTGGGTGAGGAGCGCGCCGCCCAGTTGGGGCTGGAGGTGGAGCGGTTCAAGTGGCTGATGATAGGCGTGGCCTCGCTGGTGGTGGGGGCGGCGGTCTCCGTCTCCGGGATCATCGGCTTCGTGGGACTCATGACCCCGCACATCGTGCGCCTTCTCACCGGGCCCGACCACCGGTACCTGGTGCCCGGGTCCCTCCTGGGGGGAGGGCTGTTCCTGGTGCTCGCGGACACCCTGGCGCGCACGGTCATCGCCCCCAACGAGCTCCCGGTGGGCATCGTGACCGCGTTTTTCGGGGCCCCGTTCTTCATCTACCTGCTCAAGCGGAGGAGGCGCGCGGTCTTATGA
- a CDS encoding cobalamin-binding protein — translation MRRRSVGTGTAAVLVALLLSLALAAGCGGTGEKAGEARPTVFVDDLGREVEIAAVPQSIVSIAPSCTEILFALGLGDRVAGVTEYCDYPEEAKAKPKIGTFTTPNLEAILALDPDLVLATGGVQAEVLGRMEELGLTVFAVNPGTFAQTVDDIRLIGQITGASGEAERIAEDMERRAEAVAARVREKEAAGEKRPRVFYEIYYENNVWTAGRSSIISDLVSLAGGENLGDVEDSDYYEFSVERLMAENPQVYLVGSGSMFEPGDITKRPGWDRMDAVREKRVHVIDEDLVYRTGPRLIEGLEAIHRAIYP, via the coding sequence TTGAGACGCAGAAGTGTCGGAACGGGAACGGCGGCCGTCCTGGTCGCCCTGCTGCTGTCCCTGGCCCTGGCGGCCGGGTGCGGCGGAACGGGAGAGAAAGCCGGGGAAGCGCGCCCCACGGTCTTCGTCGACGACCTGGGCCGGGAGGTGGAGATCGCCGCGGTGCCGCAGAGCATCGTCTCCATCGCCCCCTCCTGCACCGAGATCCTCTTCGCCCTGGGGCTGGGGGACAGGGTGGCGGGGGTCACGGAATACTGCGACTACCCCGAGGAGGCCAAGGCGAAGCCCAAGATCGGCACCTTCACCACCCCCAACCTGGAGGCCATCCTGGCGCTCGACCCCGACCTGGTGCTGGCCACCGGGGGGGTGCAGGCGGAGGTGCTGGGGCGCATGGAGGAACTGGGCCTCACCGTGTTCGCCGTCAACCCCGGGACATTCGCGCAGACGGTGGATGACATCCGCCTCATCGGGCAGATAACAGGCGCGAGCGGGGAGGCGGAGCGCATAGCGGAGGACATGGAGCGCCGCGCGGAGGCCGTCGCCGCCCGCGTGCGCGAGAAGGAGGCGGCGGGCGAGAAGCGGCCGCGCGTCTTCTACGAGATATACTATGAGAACAACGTGTGGACGGCGGGGAGGAGCAGCATCATCTCCGACCTCGTGTCCCTGGCGGGCGGCGAGAACCTGGGGGACGTGGAGGACAGCGACTACTACGAGTTCAGCGTGGAGCGGCTCATGGCGGAGAACCCCCAGGTCTACCTGGTGGGAAGCGGCTCCATGTTCGAGCCGGGCGACATCACCAAACGCCCCGGGTGGGACCGCATGGACGCGGTGCGCGAGAAGAGGGTCCACGTCATCGACGAGGACCTCGTCTACCGCACCGGCCCACGGCTCATCGAGGGCCTGGAGGCGATCCACCGCGCCATTTATCCCTGA
- a CDS encoding threonine-phosphate decarboxylase encodes MKYPAHGGDLRWAADRYGLRPEEFLDFSANVNPLGTPRGALEAARRALRGLPAYPEPQAESLRAELAGFLGKDPSLLTLGNGSTELIHNLARALAPRRVLVVAPAFTEYARAAELAGARVAHHLLSPADGFRLRAEELAREAARADAVFFCNPASPTGALYRRDELLPLLEACRRMGVFLAVDESFMGFCAQEEAAECSLLEMAGGEGLAVFSTFTKLYALAGLRGPGWLAGPRGLVAGLEESGIPWRVNAVAAAAARACLADAGYLRRTREAVRRWRDELSVKLEKTGIFQVFPSHANYLLLRARAGAAAAGELVERLGRRGILVRPCGDFAGLDGSFLRVAVRRPGDNRRLLDALRETSP; translated from the coding sequence ATGAAATATCCCGCGCACGGGGGGGACCTGCGCTGGGCGGCGGACCGTTACGGCCTGCGCCCCGAGGAATTCCTGGATTTCAGCGCCAACGTGAACCCGCTGGGTACCCCTCGCGGCGCGCTGGAGGCGGCGCGGCGGGCCCTGCGCGGGCTGCCCGCCTACCCCGAGCCGCAGGCGGAGTCTCTCAGGGCGGAGCTCGCGGGCTTCCTGGGGAAGGACCCTTCCCTCCTCACGCTGGGAAACGGCTCCACGGAGCTCATCCACAACCTGGCGCGGGCGCTTGCGCCGCGCCGGGTGCTGGTGGTGGCGCCGGCTTTCACGGAGTACGCGCGGGCGGCGGAGCTGGCGGGGGCGAGGGTGGCGCATCACCTCCTTTCCCCCGCGGACGGTTTCCGTCTGCGCGCGGAGGAGCTGGCGCGCGAGGCGGCGCGGGCGGATGCGGTCTTTTTCTGCAACCCCGCCAGCCCCACGGGCGCCCTTTACCGGAGGGACGAGCTCCTTCCCCTGCTCGAGGCATGCCGACGCATGGGTGTCTTCCTGGCGGTTGACGAGAGCTTCATGGGTTTCTGCGCGCAGGAGGAGGCGGCGGAGTGCAGCCTTCTCGAGATGGCCGGCGGGGAGGGGCTGGCGGTGTTTTCCACCTTCACCAAGCTCTACGCCCTCGCCGGCCTGCGGGGACCGGGATGGCTGGCGGGACCGCGTGGGCTGGTCGCGGGCCTGGAGGAGAGCGGCATCCCCTGGAGGGTGAACGCGGTGGCCGCGGCGGCGGCGCGCGCCTGCCTCGCTGATGCGGGGTACTTGCGCCGCACGCGCGAGGCGGTGCGGAGGTGGAGAGACGAGCTCTCGGTGAAGCTGGAAAAGACCGGTATTTTCCAGGTGTTTCCATCCCATGCCAACTACCTGCTGCTGCGCGCGAGGGCGGGTGCGGCGGCGGCAGGCGAGCTGGTGGAAAGGCTGGGAAGGAGGGGGATACTGGTACGCCCCTGCGGCGATTTCGCGGGACTCGACGGGAGCTTCCTCCGCGTGGCGGTGCGCCGCCCGGGCGATAACCGCAGGTTGCTGGATGCCCTGCGGGAGACGTCCCCCTGA